The sequence below is a genomic window from Anopheles cruzii chromosome 3, idAnoCruzAS_RS32_06, whole genome shotgun sequence.
GTACAGTGTCATTCCTCTCTGCGCTGGTATTATGTGACCCAGCGCTCAACGTGCCGCCCCAACTCTGCTGTAATTAATGGCTAACGTCCAACTTCTATCAAATTGCCCATTGACCGTAGTATGATGGGTGTTGGCCAATCTCAGCGATTGGTCGGACGATTTTGGTTCAATCGCTTTGGCTCTCcagaaaatgaaataatttacgCTCATTGCTTTATCAACGTTTCATGATCCTTCAGCATCCCGCTGTCGTTGCGGACACGTGGTGAAATCGATCTAGAAGAGGCCAAATTGCAGCACGAGAGTTATGTGAAAATGCTACGAGACCTGGGACTAGACGTGATAGAATTACCACCGGATGAAAGCTTACCCGAATGTCCGTTCGTAGAAGACTGCGCCGTAGTCTGTAATGGAATAGCGCTAATCTGTCGCCCTGGCGATCCCAATCGGGTGCAGGAAGTTAgtaacggtggccaaaacccacccaaaacGCATAAACACGTCAACTGTTTTACAAGTACTTTACCCCTTTTTATCCTTTTTGGATTTGTTCTTCTCCCAGGTCGAAGCAGTACGAGCAGTTCTGAAAAAGGAGCTGGATCTTCCGTTGGCTGAGATAGCCGACCCAAACGCCAAACTAGACGGTGGCGATGTCCTGTTTACAGGGCGAGAATTTTTCGTAGGGCTCAGTAAGTGGACAAATGAAGCCGGTGCACGAGCCGTTGCAGCTGCCTTTCCGGAGTATCCTTGTGTGCCGATTAAGGTAGGATCCCCTATCCACCTGGAACTTATGTAAATAGTACTACATCCTATAACTGATTCCGTATCGATCGTCCTTTTGGTTACTCTAGAGTtacctttttattttcttttttccgccaCCTCGTGGTTGCAGAGATTTGAATGGCAAAAATCATGAAACATTTCCATTAGACGAGATCATTAGTGTACATACAACGTAAGCCGCTGGAATGTTCGAATGTTAGCGCATTTATGATCATTTGACTGACGTAAATTACAACCTAACTTaagtgtgtgtatgtgtacgTATGTGTGGTTCTGATGGAAGATTCCTGGCTAATAGATCGCCCGTTGTGTTGGAATTGTGATTGATCGATTCCATTAGATAGCTCCATTATTGATGATCTTTTGTCGAAACGCTTGTTGTCATTTCACCTCAATCTCTCCAATTATGTTTATGCTCTCTCACTCGtacttctctctttcttcctctccttttctctcttttatcACCACCTTAATCTTTCTACCTTACACTCTTTCCTCGCATTCCCTTCTGATCCGCGGATTGCATAAATGTCGATTTGCGGTTTCGCACGTGCACCACGTGGCGTGCACTACTCACTACTGTAACATAGGTAGAAGACGTAAATGATGTAGCGAATCCTATTACGTTGGATTTAGTCTGTGGAGTCATTCAGGTTGATTAACTACAACATTTTCAAATACTTTCTCAAAACAGCGCAACCAgtttaaacaaattatttgttagttttgttttattgtttttttttattgacgGTTTTATTCGTCACATTTTTTGCTACGATATGCATGCGCAACGCTCTTATGGCGTTTATTCCATTGGTTACTGTAAAGAAAAACGCCATAAAGCGTGCACTTTTTATTtgcactttcattttttttcgttcactgctgctgcttcactaatttttttgcattttctttggCTGCAGTTAAAGCAAGTTCCTTAACGCACGTACTCACGTTAGTCGGACGCAACTTAATGTTTGGATGTTACTGCATGTTTTAAATTGTGATAGTTTATTAGGTTAGTTTAGTTGATTTCGATAAGTTCGATTTTAAGTTTTCATCGAAACCCCATGACAAATTCCCGTAATAAAccgctgtgtttgttttcactAGATTCCAGCAAAACAAGATTTGTTAATacaaaaggatgaaaaattagttttaatCCATCATAAATCGTTTGAAAACAGAAGACACGTTCTGTTAATATTGTATTTTGTGGTCATTGGTACAAACGAAATGTTTAAGACCGAGGGATTCCGACCACCCAAATTCCTGTGGGATAAAACAAAGTTTACTTTCCGCCATTGCTCTCAAACAAAATTGCCAAAACGCTTTAATATTGTCATGCAGTGCTTGCTACAACTCTCATATAACATTGTTGATCAGTTGTACCCTAGATCACTGTTTTTCagaacgaagaaaaagttGAAACATGCTGATGACATGGTTGaacatggttttttttttcgaatttgCCTTAGTTAACTTTTTGACCAGATCTGCCCGCATCATCTTCTCTACGTCGGATGATGTACACAGAAAATGCTTATCATACATCTATTTGATGTTTTAGCTGAGTTGTTTTCACTGCTAGTCATAGGTTGGGTGTTGACATGTTGATTTAACGTTTTTCTATTCgatttggttgattttttaTGCCCAGCAGATCAGATATGACCGATCTTTATCGTCAAAtactttgtttattttatcggTACTGTTGTCAAATGTTTTTAAACTCTCCTTTTCCTTCAAGGTTTATGTCATCTTACAAATTGAAGAACTAAAGAAAACAACCAGTGTGTTGTGAAAGTTTTTCACCGCGTGTTACTTACccttaattctgcattttgaacaGTACGACAAAGAAAAATTATATTGTAGCTATTAAATAACCAAATTTACTTTTAAGTAAAATCAGTTACTTATTAACTATAGTAccataatttttaatttatttactcaGCGCAATAACGTGATAGAATTTAAACATTGAATTAGAAAAAGTAGTCATTATTTTTAACTAAGTGTTTTAAATCGTTCAAATTCACATATGATTGCAAATGGCTGAGCCACTACACCGGGAATAATtcgaaatgtaatttaatcaTTACTATTTTGCACTTAGAATCTTAAACTAACACATTCAACACATTTGAGAAGCGGTTTAGAAAGTAAATACActcattttttttgcaatttattGAAACGTTCAAAtgataaactttgtttcgctagccactGTACGTTGCTTATACGCTTGTTTGAACCTGTTCATTCTTAGCTTGCGAAGTGTTAGTGTTCACCAATAACAGATTTCCATTGTGTAAATTAAGCTTTCGGCTTTTACTGCTCAATGAGCACGTCATCCGGATGCCGATGCCCATTTCGATTCAACTTCCGCATTGATCCGCTGTCAACGGCTAACCCCTCTGCTTTTGTTCGCACAGGTTACTGAACATCACCATTTGAAGTACTACGTGTCCATGGGGGGAACCGATGTTTTATGTGTGAGCCGCAGCAAGGAATCGCAGGAGATACTAAAGCGCATCGAACGGGAAGCTACCTACACTTACCATACGCTTACGCTTACGGAAGAAACGGCGGCCAACGTGCTGTACGTTAATGGGACGCTGGTTACGAGGTCCACTGAAGAAATTCCAGTCTCGGCCCAGGTGCGATAAACTATGAAGGTGACGTAAGCTGGCAGCGGTGGTTTCTAATTGTAGCGTCTTCCTTCTTTTCCTCCTCTGTATTCGATGTATCTAGATTTTGGCTCAAAAAATTGACGCTCCACGCCAGATGTTGTACCTATCCGAGTTAGGCAAGTTTTCTAACGGTCTAACGGCCTGCAGCATTCTGGTGAAACGGTCCAAGCACATCAAAAGTCTCTAGAAAGTGAGTTCCCGAAAGGTCGACTGCCCCTGGTTGCGATAAACGGTATCTTCTGTACGGTCCCCTCGTGTGTTTTTAAACCACAAAGTGCTCGATCTCTATCCATTAGATGCCTCAGGTTTTGTGTTAACTTTGCTAATCTCGTCACGAGTTTTTCGACTCTCTATTGAGCTATTTATTTAACTCAGTTATTT
It includes:
- the LOC128274440 gene encoding N(G),N(G)-dimethylarginine dimethylaminohydrolase 1 codes for the protein MASPFRYTHAITARIPLSLRTRGEIDLEEAKLQHESYVKMLRDLGLDVIELPPDESLPECPFVEDCAVVCNGIALICRPGDPNRVQEVEAVRAVLKKELDLPLAEIADPNAKLDGGDVLFTGREFFVGLSKWTNEAGARAVAAAFPEYPCVPIKVTEHHHLKYYVSMGGTDVLCVSRSKESQEILKRIEREATYTYHTLTLTEETAANVLYVNGTLVTRSTEEIPVSAQILAQKIDAPRQMLYLSELGKFSNGLTACSILVKRSKHIKSL